The sequence ctgttcctgtgtgtgctgactgttcctgtgtgtgctgactgTTCCTGTGTGTGCGGATTGTTTCTGTGTGTGCTGactgttcctgtgtgtgctgactgttcctgtgtgtgctgattgtttctgtgtgtgctgactgttcctgtgtgtgctcactgttcctgtgtgtgctgactgTTTCAGTGTGTGCTGACTGTTTCAGTGTGTGCTGactgttcctgtgtgtgctgactgttcctgtgtgtgctgactgttcctgtgtgtgctgactgttcctgtgtgtgctgactgTTCCTTTGTGTGCTGactgttcctgtgtgtgctgactgttcctgtgtgtgctgactgttcctgtgtgtgctgattgtttctgtgtgtgctgactgttcctgtgtgtgctgactgctcctgtgtgtgctgactgttcctgtgtgtgctgattGTTTCAGTGTGTGCTGactgttcctgtgtgtgctgactgttcctgtgtgtgctgattgtttctgtgtgtgctgactgttcctgtgtgtgctgactgttcctgtgtgtgctgactgttcctgtgtgtgctgactgttcctgtgtgtgctgactgttcctgtgtgtgctgactgTTCCTTTGTGTGCTGactgttcctgtgtgtgctgactgttcctgtgtgtgctgactgttcctgtgtgtgctgattgtttctgtgtgtgctgactgttcctgtgtgtgctgactgctcctgtgtgtgctgactgttcctgtgtgtgctgattGTTTCAGTGTGTGCTGactgttcctgtgtgtgctgactgttcctgtgtgtgctgattgtttctgtgtgtgctgactgttcctgtgtgtgctgattgtttctgtgtgtgctgactgttcctgtgtgtgctgactttccctgtgtgtgctgattgtttctgtgtgtgctgactgttcctgtgtgtgctgactgttcctgtgtgtgttgactgtttctgtgtgtgctgactgttcctgtgtgtgctgactgtttctgtgtgtgctgactgttcctgtgtgtgctgactgTTCCTGTGTTGCTGCTTTTTTAATACATTAAAGAGGAAACTTCATGAGACCAAAAGCAGAACGTAAgtcctttattattattattattattattattattattattattattattattatttctgagtgctgatccagtttggttTGTGTTACAAATAATATTAcaccattcatttatatttactaaaaTTACAGTcattctaaataaaaaaaatcacacttcATTCTGTTTTCATTTGAATTGTATTAATCATGTATTTAACAGGATGCGATGagtcaaaaataataaacattaacgTATGCGATATACCGTATGTATGAAGTGTCCATATGTTCATACGATGCACAGGAAAGAAACATGTAAATATGATGTTTGATCTAACAGTCACGGAGATCTTTCCGGAGCTTACTGAGTAACCCCCGAGATGATAAAAGGGTTTGCTCAAAGAGGACTGGTAACCATTAAAGATCTGTTAAGGGCTGTTAATGGTTTTCTGTGTATAGTGCCTTTCTGTGTATAGTGCCTTTCTGTGTATAGTGCCTTTCTGTGTATAGTGCCTTTCTGTGTATAGTGCCTTTCTGTGTATAGATCCTTTATTCAGGATGAGATGATAAAATAAACATTCCCATTTAAAGACACCACGAGTAGGGCGCTCATTGTCAGAGCACTTTGTGAGATGCGTTCCCCTCTGCCTGTGTAGAATTCCTTTGCAGCTATGTATGTGATATGACACAGGAGTACCGCAGCTGCTGTGGTACAGACATTACATACATAGCTCTAGGCAGATGTGGTGACATGATGCCGTGACAATATCAACCCCCTGCGGTAAATCCTGGCAGCACCGTGGGCTACTATCTCCAATTATACTTTCTAAGGCTAATGGTAGCTCCGGTGACGTTTCTTTAGAACAAGCCTAGTCCTCTCATTTCCAGAGGGACATGCGGTGCATCAAAGGGTTAACAGAAGCTCGATAATGCTTTCTATTTCTGTTATTAGGACCAACAGTCTAATATACACCAGGAAAACTATTTCCACTGAACATTTTCAGCTTTCATTTCCttccagattgtaagctcttagggtCAGAAATCTCATTCCTATTGTTTCAGTTTGCTTAACATGTACATACTATTTGGTCCTCCAACGTTATTATTAATTCCTTCCACCTCTTGGTTGACTTTAATCTCTCTGTTCCTTTGGTAGCCAGTCTCGTCACCATTGCCGTCCTGTGGAAGGGGAACCTGGAAATGTCGAAGTCCATCATTTATTACTTGGTGTCTCTGTCTGTGGCCAACTTCCTCCTTATCCTGGTAGTCACTGTTTTTCGGGACATCTTCTACTTCTATGTGGACATCACACTATGGTGGCCCCACCCCTCCTGCGGTGTCAGCAACTGGATCTACTTCACCTGTGTCTACTCCCTCACGTGGCTCACCGTGGCTTTCACCTTCGACCGCTACGTCATCGTCTGCTGTATGAATCTGAAGCTCAGGTACTGCAAACCCTCCATCACGCGCGGGATCATCATTGGTGTCTATGTGGGCGCCTTCCTAGTGGCCATGCCTACATTCTGGATGTACGTGCCCGTCCGCACCCTCCAACCGGATGGCACCTTGTTCCATATCTGTACTCTCCACCGCAACTTGAGCATGATCCCCTTCCTGTCCATCTATGATCACATCCAGACATCCGTCTGGATTGTGTTTCCCCTGGTCTCATTGGTGCTGACCAATGGGTTGACTGTATGGTACATTACCATTACCACGAGACTGCGGCAAGGCCTGAAGAAAGGCTCTGCTGGGAAGGATGTTGAAGATCCAGAGGTAGCCCGGAGGAAAAAGTCTGTAACTCTTCTCGCCATGATCACCATTTCTTTCCTGGCTCACTGGCTTCCCAAGATGTTTATTAAGGTGATAGAGAGGCTCACCTACCCTCCAGTCAACCGCTATGATTTCTACCACCCAGTTAACGTGGTGAGGATGCTGTCCAACATGCTTATTGTCCTCAGCTCCTTCAGCAACATGTGCATCTACTCCCTCACCATCACCAAGTTTAGGGAGGAGCTGATTCGTGGAGCGAAGTCCAGTCTTGCCTTAGCCTTCAAGAGGCCACACTCATCTCTACCTTCTTCCAAACCCATTAAGGTTTTCACAATCTAAGTCCAAACACAATAGAATAAGCAGGAATCTGTCACCACTTAAAGACTAATGAAACTGCACACCATCGAACCTCCTTCTACAGCTAAACTCGAGACTGGATGACCATTTGGGAAGTAATCTTACTAGAGCCTAAAGATTGTTCTACTGCCCTGACCAgctaatacaaatataataatgtCATCTTTATACTGTAGTAAGTAAGTGATATTTCTTCAGCTTCTATACAAAGTACATAGAAAAGCCTTACTTCAGTTTCTAGACACTTGTCTCCCCTGGTTACAAAGGATACTAAAGCTTCATTAAAACAGGGCAAATAACATGACCCAAAATATGAACGGACATTTAGGAGAGGTCTTCCTTACATGTATACCTCAAAAGAGATGAGTCTATAACCGATGTggtgagatacctgtgaacactcCTGAGAAACATGTGAAAGATTCACGTGGAGTACAGGTTAATTAATGGGCTCTCTCTTAAATTGacctctctcactttctgctcTCCTATAAAGGCCCAGTCTGCATGGGAGTAATGCTCTGCTTTGGGTTAATGCTCTGAGTGGGGTTAATACCCTGCGTGGGACTAATGCTCTGTGTGGGAGTAATGCTCTGGGTGGGGTTAATGCTCTGCGTGGGAATAACGCTCTGTGTGGGAGTAATGCTCTGCGTGGGAGTAACGCTCTGCGTGGGAGTAACGCTCTGCGTgggagtaatgctctgcatggGAGTAATGCTCTGCTTGGGGTTAATGCTCTGAGTGGGGTTAATACCCTGAGTGGGACTAATGCTCTGTGTGGGAGTAATGCTCTGGGTGGGGTTAATGCTCTGCGTGGGAATAACGCTCTGTGTGGGAGTAACGCTCTGCATGGGAGTAATGCTCTGCGTGGGAGTAACGTTCTGCGtgagagtactgcaccgacacactttattcgagcaaatacccagtatgtacctggcagaaacctggaatgcgccgctcctcacctctgacaagccccgttgcatttgccttcccagcctgggttcatgcctggctgacgggcggctgatctgttaaatgataatgattaggatttaataggctgcaatgcttcgcgtgtctaccagatggcataaattcatgaattgtaatgcagtatatatatatatactgtgcagtattgcagccagcgggaataaaatgcttcaatccctgcctggaaaataacccaatgcactcgggcagaaaacagtcacaaacctcaatacacccgggtatacccgaattcgtgggactagccgagctcgaataaagtgtgtcgccagtgtaatactcTGTGTGGGGTTAATGATCTGCATGGGGGAAATGGCAGAGTTAGGTTGTTTCCTTAACAGATCTTAATGAATAtgtgataaatatattttaggcTACGATGAGCTAATTTGCACATGCTTTAGAATAACACCCGCTATGCACAGCGCCAGGCTATTAACAGGAGAATAACCTTGTTAACATCACATTGTTCGCTTTAGTGAATACAGTCGTATGAACAACTGTCTCTACAGCAATGTTGAGCAGGGACAGGAACGATAACTGTAAATAGCACTTAGGACCCCAAGTGATCTTTTGACAGATAACCCAACCACTTTGGTGCATTTGGGATCTTGGAAGTCACCTTCTTCCTGTTTAATCTACCACCGTCTAGGAGTCAGGTCTTTGGGGTGAACGGCCCTGCTGGAGTTGGCTGTATTAATTGGCAAATCAATGAGCTGCCCTTTCGACAGAAAATAAATGATAGGAACATTAAAACCTTCACACGCAGCCCTTGTGAGCTCAGAACCGCACCAcaccatatatgtgtgtgtgtgtgtttgtgtgtgtgtgtgtgtcagggacgCTGCTGGAATTGTAAcctcatgtatagaacaaaaaacacaaaTCCCCAGTGTTACATTCAATATGACAGAGTATCTCATTACAaactgttaggaccagtaggtcaggtcagaatctgcacttgtgttaagcatccattttgtctgttcataaccagttaagattctgtagtcagtcTTTTactgaaatataatttctaatgcactcagtttctgccaaattacatttcctttctccctgctcatgatattgctaagatactttttgtattgtcagtttcctgctATTTTAGTCAATATACAATAGACTGGTTCTCTGAAAGAGGAAAAATTgtataacttagttgctagatattcaaggtctcttttgataacagacaatgaatacgctatgtattcagacagtgtctgtattgggagaaacacgtcccaaaatcatgccactaatatgtcctgcccctaaatcacgcctctaatcaaagccaCGCCCAAGCCACACCCAGGTAACACCTATGTTATGCCTCTAATCAAACCCCTCTGTTTTCCTGTATACAAATCAtaaccctatgcttaataaataAGACAAAGGAATTTGAAATCTGTCTTGCGTTATGTTTCATTTCCTTCGTTTTCCGGGCCCGTGAAATCATcaaaatcggagataacaagtgTCAGTGCGTGAAAAGCTTCCTGGGGGGTCTGCTGCACAGTGCAGATGTGTATATCCAGTCACAATGCCTTCAGCTcttttggcagaggaaaggttcctttcAGTTCTGAAGCCGAGGCAAGCTAAAGGTTTCCTTCAATTTTGGCGTCTAGAAGTGGGAATTCACAAAAgcggtgtcatgggagagggggtttggcccgggattaaagggttaCACCTCAATTTGgtcaccccctactctcacctgggaagcaaggggttaactggactgtggtccagtaatgtgtttttaccttgcttcagcatcctaatgtatattcccctgttcaaatgtattgtttctgttacagtgtttgcaccaacacatacactgggattaatgcgggagggaaagggttaaggttaacttagtgtttatagctctttgttccatattcccgccttttcaggcaccatttttcagagtcccataggtcgccattggggctccatgtaTTCCAATGGCAGAAGGAGCGGTTTGGAGCcgtttccagcgacgaccagcaggtggcgtccgagaggaggagcggcggtttcccattgtaagtcaatggggccattgacttcaatggggattcctcgatgtcggcctccaggaacaggttggcagccatccaaaccgcaaaaccgcagaagcggatacaatgtctttgaaaagagctttatcacttGGGTCAAGTTaaatgacaattggcgtgggaatcttaggttctagggcacctgggaataaaattcttgttgcccctagcccctaggaacccccacacacgacccccaccgggtccaggaatgagggacccccgtaaagggtcgagcggagaaagagggtcgcgccattgactttaatggcagagcggaggtcccattgaatccaatggcggcgtgcgcccatgcattgtctatggcagcgcgggccattgattccaatggggaaaagccgcgtggcgtaaaaacggctaagtccgaaatggtgaaaaatgtaagtccatatctccggttctggaaggaccagagggctgggatttgggtggcctgtagccaaggttccagcatcaatgcatggccattcccagccctctccgaacaaccagacagagtgtgggcgaatgtaaagattttttgttttttccatagacttcaatggcggcgttttccccattgaaagtctagggcgggaaaccccattgactGCAACGGCGGAGTCGCTCCATTGAccgcctatggcggcggagcccgttgttttgaatggggaaagagtgaaaagcagagattcatttttaaagggaagaatcctgtattttaaaagtgttttaacctgcatttgggtatctccggttctgggggtcgtagCGGGCTGAGATTTGGCCACAATGGAGATACAGTTCCGGCAACAAAAGCTGGCAAAAATCAGCCCACTGAACCAAACAGAACCGCttatattaatatgtgaagatattaaactgtgAATGGTGTTTTGGGTGTGCTATGAGCACGCagagcccatctgctatgctaattgGCAGGATGGCAGACCAGTTGTCAGTCATAAAGcctctgatcaaaggttgacCGCCCTGATTGTTTACTCTAGGGCGGAGAACAAAGgacctgagtggtctgtaagtgtcatacTTCACACTTCAAAATTCTACTTCAAAGGGGTCTGCTAGCCCGCTAGGCGCCCAGGGTTAAGAGATAGGCCTGAGATGGTATATAAACAGGGCTCAGTCTATCCTCATTgtcttttgtgattttcaagattgctgcatgaactgctagtcacgatttctgactatttcatcattccCATCCTAAGTAAGTGCatgttttgtctgttatttgtatatctcgtgtgttcaccttttccaaggaataaattatattttatcatatcttagtcgtgttcagttcaacccagttattttggtgtatattatatcttgtcataagttaccgtgacaggctGCAAGTTAGTATATGTGATTTTTACAttgtctcaccctccccccccccaccctctgggaattcagtacctaaattgtgactgtggATTGGGTTAGAGTCCCTTGACAACATTTTTggttagagtccagtaaattttgtgcacgactggactgttatctctgatctaggtGAACGACCACTGTATATTGTGTAAAGTATAAGAATTGTATTATCATTTatctgcaattatttgtcataaatTAGCTGTTTTTCTATAAGCTACTAATGGGTGTACATGAGTAAGAAGGACTTTGGAAggaagcctaggaatgtacaagTTTTTAAATGCAAGTGTGTAACCTAGTCAgattcctgaggaatttgttgctcagacgGCTGGTGATAATTATTGTGACCCATTTGTAGATTTTGCAGCAGCTTGTTCTCGGCAAGAGAATAAGGCAATGTATTTTGACAAGGCAGAGGGCAGAATAGACGGAGATcttatgctggtcccagaaatcaatcaggaagaatagctcagaataatggtgtctgttttaatttttttaatactggTGATTGGCAAAGAGAGTGCCACTAtcagagtcagaagcagggaagtgctgcttcgcCCGTGGGGGTTCAGAGtgcaagtctctgtaaaaaaaaaacacgctaccttatgtaaaagagtttgtttgtaacactgatgaattttttcctgaatgatttcttgtgtgaaagatactgtgggtcatgctgattatcataTGTGTATAGGTCGCCATCCATGAATTTGCAGATATTTACaacaaaaatatgaatatttgttgctcatgatgaaatctaaattttaaaaggtgtacaccaaTTTATAGAAATACATCACAGCGGAAAGGAACGaatatattcagctctgtccctggttataatttgaaaggtttattcgtcctggccaggcggatacttttaaAATCGGACACATTCTTTTCGTTTGCTGTATTTCTATCTTAACAAAAGGAGGGGTACAGCCtatcccttacagtttaaagaatgtgaagcattcacattaaaattaactagctctgtgcttaagcagtttatttatgagaacaaggtaatgtagaactgttttCTCATCTGTTTGTTATTTCTGTGAAGTTggctggctgtgtatgagagacgtttttgtgttgcgtgtcctgtattgtgtataaccagtaatataacacatttcaattttatttctacaggattaagatatgtttgggaatgtttttgtttaaaaatgctggtaaaagctcacaaacactgtttgaattatatattgtattatatatatgtatataacgccattaatgtgcatagcgcttcaaaggAGGGTGTCCATGgtggcaaatgctgcagagaggttgagtaatatgagcagagtctaATGATACCTGTCTTTAGCAGCATaaaggtcatcagttattttagtgagaattgtctccgttaaataagcagtgtagaagtcatacaagacaggtagggtcaagcttgctgtttttgagtcatggtataactggtgtaactgttgcatgtttgaagagatTTTGTTTAGTtttagagagggcagagttgaaatgggatagcataaatttgtattgatggaagtttgcaggaacatgagatttctttcagaaggcattcaggggaatcagtggaagaatgttgcatgctcttgttggcatagatttggtgtttataagtaatttgaaatattcccgttatttaatttttgaaaggccatacaaaatgcagttttaagaCAGCGTAGAAAGCtttatatttaacattaaactaatgttccAATCCCCTGCGCGagggattaatccagcagttaatatgtataagacagcgaaacccgttatctgctaTCCGTACTTCAAGGTTTTTGGCGAAATGCCTGGAACAAACTGGCTGTTTGCCCAGAAAAAGAGCacattgaaatttttttttttttttaaagtcagtgTCTTTAAAAGTTAAAGCTGGCCATGTGCTCGGCACTTCGCAAAGAGTTACAAGAAATTAGTATGGAGACCGatacaaaattatttgtctattttaaaaggaaatctcctgctcaggatttcaggatttttcttatatttacaGGTTTACTATTGataatgccacagttgttaaaagacctactgcaggctttttcttttaacacaagcagtaaatatttttatagtcgctacacatacaaatctatttaccagtttaatttagctatatatcaagcaacctgttttcataattatATTTACATCTTTGTTCACATaagtatatagataatatatgaactaaagaggggagatacataggttattgaaggacTCTTTGAGATCACTATAGAGGATCCAGAACTTGATATGtttgtaaataatacacaatgcacagcaggttcagaatttatttgaagcaatgttaactccaagggtaAGAAAGGTTGCTGCCTATActactaacagggctgacaggctcttagttaaaaaaaaataataataatacctttgcagatgtcacagcaaagcaggtagcaagccatccctatgttgagggatatatcatatctgccaactttataattttgtaaccatttattcgtttttgggtgtgtcctggacatagagtagGACAGGTGATAAATTGTTGCAAGtgcagttgcataagtgaacagggtatacattatatacaaggcatttcacatttttaacagaatagttacagtggagtgtttgaggtgaaagccaagAGTAActgtgtgggacaatagccatgagtgcaggctgtttggatgcttgatttgtggggcgagttttaaggttagttaatattaaatgactaaaaggttgaccccatttgcatcagaggaaatggcagatggcagttaggtatgaatgagagcaagtgtgtattgggaggagAGGTtcatctgtagtttgagacagtgtttttgtccccatttttgaagattgggacaactatggcagttttccaggtcttagggaaatggcctgcagacaggatagagttgattatggaagcaattggtttggcacaggctgaggtaccaagttttaggaacttggattgtagcaaagtcaagtccacattggttgcttagtttaaaatttgaggagcgttaatagggaatatctctgtttaatatgcggatgctaataatagtagtaaccatattaatacaagaatttatttctaggtataaattctctccctatgagacacatatgggatgagttatgaccatcagtatttcaaaggaacgaattaaggaccatgttattggtaataaaacaattaataagtattgcatgcaactaatatatatttttgagtctctctaggcacaggtaaaagctgaaagtgcacttacgcgagacgggttaatggtcaagcattttctacgcaagcacgctcttcatcccagatgaataagccatttaaatactactcatcaccagcattgcagtaaaagtTTGCTtaattatcatcatggatacacatcacgcacgtcaaaatagtgccagcctcggcacaaacagctaataaagacaaagacatagcgcctgcaaattagtgttttgatggacacaatactctctgaccactaatcatcaagggagaaaggtcataggcaaaaagtccaggcctcaacacacgaactttgaactttttattcttacaggtttttattatttatcaGTTACAATGTATTTGGTTTGTGTAAGttgcgtcccataaggatgacaaaaatagtataaggtattatttgtttaactctgtttatattgtttggatttataggttaatagaatctccctgcagaatgatatcccggtgggagaatgttttatcagtcaaacacacggttatgttaattgctcacaggtagagttggaaacagaagagagacacccaatacacaagtgctaaaaagtaatctATGGGAAGAACAAGTTTCGGGGAACTTaatcccaaatgtaggagttgagtTACTgaatgacaggtttacagggatattcTCAATCATACAACAACAGACATtcactcacttaaccaagaataggtttagtttaaattaatggctctgCAGAATGGAATAGATCTAGACTATATTTAGCCTCAAAGGGAGGggtatgtatgcgccctagttaaagcgcaatgttgtgtatttatccaggattcaggaaccattgggacttggtggttggattgatttgctttgagcgaagctagctaatgtttttgtgtgtgtgtttgtcctactcattgctctctatgtgttaagtacagcaaaactctgatccagaagtgcgttgcaacccccaccaaCGCTATGCCTCTTTGCGGTGATGATGTCGACAGGCCCCCAGAAGacgagaccaaagaagaaatcaactgggctgatataatggccggaaaggaatgaagttatgcacaacttggacatcttggtccagcaggactatgaaatggttaactgttctgttctttaaatagactgtctcttaaggatatgggggggctgagaagactggatatgaggaaggtgggaggtcaccaagggccgtgagtcaaccacaaggaaaggatcacaagtcagccatttgaccatagcagccattttggtccgttttgccattctgagtaaatgcagtatgaaagatgcgtgcaagaagaatgtttgtgcagtcgctcttagcagaaattagcccccaccaattctcacaaatagctgacccttaaattatgtgacGTATTGAGACGTAAGCCATTTTTCTAATCtgtagaaatatttaatgatatctactatatatttctgaaagtgtcctatgtgtccgggtctgtatgtgtctccctgtgtccctccctgtgtccctccctgtgtccctagcggcaatctcattggctcccttggcccgcccccgcgcctctcattggccggacacacacatacactcacacagagatacacacaggcaggacactgagacacacacaaagatatacacacacacacacacacacacacacacacacacacacacacacacacacacacacacacacacacacacacacacacacagatacacacaggcaggacactgagacacacacaaagatacacacacactgagacacacacaaagatacacacacactgagacacacacactgagacacacacagatacacacacacacacacacacacacacacacacacacacacacacacacacacacacacacacacactgagatacacagacaggacacagatagacagacaggacacacacacacacaccccccccccccccatcacgtgcgccgccctgcaccggctccagacggaggggaagcgcggccctcctaccccagccgctcccttacctacccggcgctacctccccctcaggtaaggcacagcactgccagtaactctcctatttcaggcgcggagcctcgcgcctcaggcccacacaggcccccacacaggaacacacaggcccacacagggcgcttcctgccgccgcctgcacgcctcactcagccgggcggcacatcgggggaaagcgggcgccggggggggggggagcgcgagtcacgaggaacggggagggggggcgagtcacgggaacgggggggggggcgcgagccgcgagtcacgggggggggggggcgagccgcgagtcacgggggggggggggggcgagccgcgagtcacggggaacgggggggggggcgagtcacggggaacgaggGAGCTACCACCCGCCGAACAAGCGGGGGGGGGacgcccggagggggggggacatgcacatacataaattatgacaatacatatgcccactgctctccacccccctcccccactcccctttcccccccctcccccactcccctttccccccctcccccacacccctttcccccccctccc comes from Ascaphus truei isolate aAscTru1 chromosome 4, aAscTru1.hap1, whole genome shotgun sequence and encodes:
- the LOC142491887 gene encoding putative G-protein coupled receptor 139, whose amino-acid sequence is MEEAWIRTVQRLFYPIMCVFGLPASLVTIAVLWKGNLEMSKSIIYYLVSLSVANFLLILVVTVFRDIFYFYVDITLWWPHPSCGVSNWIYFTCVYSLTWLTVAFTFDRYVIVCCMNLKLRYCKPSITRGIIIGVYVGAFLVAMPTFWMYVPVRTLQPDGTLFHICTLHRNLSMIPFLSIYDHIQTSVWIVFPLVSLVLTNGLTVWYITITTRLRQGLKKGSAGKDVEDPEVARRKKSVTLLAMITISFLAHWLPKMFIKVIERLTYPPVNRYDFYHPVNVVRMLSNMLIVLSSFSNMCIYSLTITKFREELIRGAKSSLALAFKRPHSSLPSSKPIKVFTI